A part of Mycteria americana isolate JAX WOST 10 ecotype Jacksonville Zoo and Gardens unplaced genomic scaffold, USCA_MyAme_1.0 Scaffold_98, whole genome shotgun sequence genomic DNA contains:
- the LOC142404236 gene encoding solute carrier family 12 member 4-like isoform X4: protein MSGAGRGARPWRGGAEPSESSPEPPSPSSSRPPPSDTSPSPSDETTPPPHGPAHGRGGAAARPAPPEAGLACDRNLALFEEELATRPRVPALLRRIAPYSALSPDSDDGHAPRRLLGTLRGVAAPSLQTLLGLVLVLRLPWVVGTGGVLQATAIGLLLGACAVLTAVSLSAIATNGLDPGGCPLGLLSGALGPEAGGAVGLCAFLSAAFAAAAAALGAAEILLVYVAPQAAVLPGRGRGARLNNGRGYGAGLLGLLGLGAAAPPAARAAPLGPAGLLLALLGLQAGALRAALPGGSPYALCLPAQPGGRLQPCPTARPHGAGDNSTQGVRPAFPGPSARLLAQNLWPRPPEPGLGEGPGGAEDDDDDSSFGVLLGLSLPTASGVLWGCSRSGELRDIARSVPAGSLGAAVATALGYLSAALLLGASVEGQLLRDKFGGSLRGTPVAGAASWPSPWVPLAGALLSAAGAGLQALLGGSRLLRGLARTRALPLPHALGRGRLWPLVATAAVAELGVLLGSLDLLAPVLSVFWLTSYLGVNLACALQGLLPTPGWSPRCRLYHWAQSEWGEGLRGLSLSAARFALLRLEDGQPPAPSWRPQLLVLLKLDEELRVRQPQLLALAAQLQAGKGLTVVGSVIPGDLPQDQPRARAAERALREGLAGAGARGFVQVLVAPARGPGLAALVQGCGLGALRPNAVLMGWPHGWRRRHDPTAARRFVELLRVAGAGGRALLVAKGPLGAGAPGGTLDVWWVVGDGRLLTLLPLLLRQHPAWRGCRVRLFTVALLEDNSVRLRRLLEAVARRRGLPAQTHVVELHDSDVSAYTYERTLMMEQRSQMLRQMRQAQRGPAPSQAPSAGEEEEEEEEGGAPRRGPSPGNVRRMHAAERLNEAVGRCSGGARLVLLDLPPPPPPPAPPAPRQLPGVPGGADGGAGAGAAGAGG, encoded by the exons ATgtcgggggcggggcggggggcgaggccTTGGCGGGGAGGGGCGGAGCCTTCGGagagcagccccgagcccccctccccctccagctcccggcccccgccctctgacaccagccccagccccagcgacGAGACCACGCCCCCTCCACACGGCCCCGCCCACGGGAGGGGAGGGGCCGCTGCACGCCCCGCCCCTCCGGAGGCCGGCCTGGCCTGCGACAGGAACCTGGCGCTCTTCGAG GAGGAGCTGGCCACCCGCCCCCGCGTCCCCGCCCTCCTGCGCCGCATCGCCCCATACAGCGCCCTCAGCCCCGACAGCGACGACGGACACGCCCCG CGGCGGCTGCTGGGGACGCTGCGGGGGGTGGCGGCGCCCTCCCTGCagacgctgctggggctggtgctggtgctgcgcCTGCCCTGGGTGGTCGGCACCGGAGGGGTCCTGCAGGCCACCGCCATCGGCCTCCTGCTCGGCGCCTGC GCCGTGCTGACCGCCGTGTCCCTGAGCGCCATCGCCACCAACGGCCTCGACCCCG GGGGCTGTCCCCTGGGGCTGCTGTCGGGGGCGCTGGGCCCCGAggcggggggggccgtggggctcTGCGCCTTCCTCAGCGCCGCcttcgccgccgctgccgccgccctgGGGGCCGCCGAGATCCTGCTG GTGTACGTGGCCCCCCAGGCCGCTGTCCTgcccgggcggggccgcggggcgcggcTGAACAACGGGCGGGGCTACGGggcggggctgctggggctgctggggctgggggccgccgccccccccgccgcccgcgccgcccccctgggccccgccgggctgctgctggccctgctggggctgcaggccgGGGCCCTGCGCGCCGCCCTGCCGGGGGGATCCCCGTACGC gctctgcctgcccgccCAGCCTGGCGGccgcctccagccctgccccacggcccggCCCCATGGCGCGGGGGACAACAGCACCCAGGGGGTGCGGCCGGCCTTCCCGGGGCCCAGTGCGCGCCTGCTGGCCC AGAACCTGTGGCCACGCCCCCCcgagccagggctgggggaggggccgggcggggccgagGACGACGACGACGATTCCTCTTTTGGGGTcctgctggggctgagcctgcccaCTGCCTCGG gggtgctgtggggctgcagccGCTCCGGGGAGCTCCGCGACATCGCCCGCTCCGTGCCGGCTGGGAGCCTGGGGGCCGCTGTGGCCACCGCCCTGGGCT ACCTGAGCgcggccctgctgctgggggcctCCGTCGAGGGACAGCTGCTGCGTGACAA GTTCGGCGGCTCTCTGCGGGGGACGCCGGTGGCGGGGGCGGCCTCGTGGCCGTCCCCCTGGGTGCCGCTGGCCGGGGCCCTGCTGtcggcagcgggggccgggctgcaggcgctgctggggggcagccggctgctgcgggggctgGCCCGGACCCgcgccctgcccctgccccac gcgctggggcgggggcggctctGGCCCCTGGTGGCGACGGCGGCGGTGGCCGAGCTGGGCGTCCTCCTCggctccctcgacctgctggcgcCCGTCCTCTCCGT GTTTTGGCTGACGTCCTACCTGGGGGTCAACCTGGCCTGCGCcctgcaggggctgctgcccaCCCCCGGCTGGAGCCCCCGCTGCCGTCTCTACCACTG GGCGCAGAGCGAGTGGGGGGAGGGTCTGCGGGGCCTCTCCCTCAGCGCCGCCCGCTTCGCCCTGCTGCGCCTGGAGGacgggcagccccccgcccccagctgGAG GCcgcagctgctggtgctgctgaagCTGGACGAGGAGCTGCGGGtgaggcagccccagctgctggccctggccGCCCAGCTGCAGGCGGGGAAGGGGCTGACGGTCGTCGGCTCCGTCATCCCCGGGGACCTGCCCCAGGaccagccccgcgcccgcgccgccgAGCGG gcGCTGcgggaggggctggcaggggcgggggcgcggggcttCGTCCAGGTGCTGGTGGcgccggcgcgggggccggggctggcggcgctggTGCAGGGCTGCGGCCTGGGGGCCCTGCGCCCCAACGCCGTCCTGATGGGCTGGCCCCACGGCTGGCGCCGGCGGCACGACCCCACCGCTGCCCGGAGATTCGTCG agctgctgcgagtggcgggggccgggggccgggcgctGCTGGTGGCCAAGGGGCCGCTGGgggcgggggcgccggggggCACCCTGGACGTCTGGTGGGTGGTGGGCGACGGGCGCCtgctcaccctcctgcccctgctgctgcgaCAGCACCCC GCCTGGCGGGGGTGCCGCGTGCGGCTGTTCACGGTGGCGCTGTTGGAGGACAACAGCGTgcggctgcggcggctgctgGAGGCCGTCGCTCGCCGGAGGGGGCTGCCCGCCCAGACCCACGTCGTCGAGCTG CACGACAGTGACGTCTCGGCGTACACCTACGAGCGGACGCTGATGATGGAGCAGCGCTCCCAGATGTTGCGGCAGATGCGGCAGGCGCAG CGAGGCCCTGCCCCGTCGCAGGCCCCCAgcgcgggggaggaggaggaggaagaggaggagggaggcgccccccgccggggccccAGCCC GGGGAACGTGCGGCGCATGCACGCGGCGGAGCGGCTGAACGAGGCGGTGGGGCGGTGCTCGGGGGGGGCCCGGCTGGTGCTGCTGgacctgccccccccgcccccccccccggcccccccggcccctcgaCAACT ACCTGGAGTTCCTGGAGGTGCTgacggaggggctggggccggtgctgctggtgcgggggggtga
- the LOC142404236 gene encoding solute carrier family 12 member 4-like isoform X2: protein MSGAGRGARPWRGGAEPSESSPEPPSPSSSRPPPSDTSPSPSDETTPPPHGPAHGRGGAAARPAPPEAGLACDRNLALFEEELATRPRVPALLRRIAPYSALSPDSDDGHAPRRLLGTLRGVAAPSLQTLLGLVLVLRLPWVVGTGGVLQATAIGLLLGACAVLTAVSLSAIATNGLDPGGCPLGLLSGALGPEAGGAVGLCAFLSAAFAAAAAALGAAEILLVYVAPQAAVLPGRGRGARLNNGRGYGAGLLGLLGLGAAAPPAARAAPLGPAGLLLALLGLQAGALRAALPGGSPYALCLPAQPGGRLQPCPTARPHGAGDNSTQGVRPAFPGPSARLLAQNLWPRPPEPGLGEGPGGAEDDDDDSSFGVLLGLSLPTASGVLWGCSRSGELRDIARSVPAGSLGAAVATALGYLSAALLLGASVEGQLLRDKFGGSLRGTPVAGAASWPSPWVPLAGALLSAAGAGLQALLGGSRLLRGLARTRALPLPHALGRGRLWPLVATAAVAELGVLLGSLDLLAPVLSVFWLTSYLGVNLACALQGLLPTPGWSPRCRLYHWGVSLAGAGLCLGLMLVTCWYCALLALGIGATAYKYLEYRGAQSEWGEGLRGLSLSAARFALLRLEDGQPPAPSWRPQLLVLLKLDEELRVRQPQLLALAAQLQAGKGLTVVGSVIPGDLPQDQPRARAAERALREGLAGAGARGFVQVLVAPARGPGLAALVQGCGLGALRPNAVLMGWPHGWRRRHDPTAARRFVELLRVAGAGGRALLVAKGPLGAGAPGGTLDVWWVVGDGRLLTLLPLLLRQHPAWRGCRVRLFTVALLEDNSVRLRRLLEAVARRRGLPAQTHVVELMLRQMRQAQRGPAPSQAPSAGEEEEEEEEGGAPRRGPSPGNVRRMHAAERLNEAVGRCSGGARLVLLDLPPPPPPPAPPAPRQLPGVPGGADGGAGAGAAGAGG from the exons ATgtcgggggcggggcggggggcgaggccTTGGCGGGGAGGGGCGGAGCCTTCGGagagcagccccgagcccccctccccctccagctcccggcccccgccctctgacaccagccccagccccagcgacGAGACCACGCCCCCTCCACACGGCCCCGCCCACGGGAGGGGAGGGGCCGCTGCACGCCCCGCCCCTCCGGAGGCCGGCCTGGCCTGCGACAGGAACCTGGCGCTCTTCGAG GAGGAGCTGGCCACCCGCCCCCGCGTCCCCGCCCTCCTGCGCCGCATCGCCCCATACAGCGCCCTCAGCCCCGACAGCGACGACGGACACGCCCCG CGGCGGCTGCTGGGGACGCTGCGGGGGGTGGCGGCGCCCTCCCTGCagacgctgctggggctggtgctggtgctgcgcCTGCCCTGGGTGGTCGGCACCGGAGGGGTCCTGCAGGCCACCGCCATCGGCCTCCTGCTCGGCGCCTGC GCCGTGCTGACCGCCGTGTCCCTGAGCGCCATCGCCACCAACGGCCTCGACCCCG GGGGCTGTCCCCTGGGGCTGCTGTCGGGGGCGCTGGGCCCCGAggcggggggggccgtggggctcTGCGCCTTCCTCAGCGCCGCcttcgccgccgctgccgccgccctgGGGGCCGCCGAGATCCTGCTG GTGTACGTGGCCCCCCAGGCCGCTGTCCTgcccgggcggggccgcggggcgcggcTGAACAACGGGCGGGGCTACGGggcggggctgctggggctgctggggctgggggccgccgccccccccgccgcccgcgccgcccccctgggccccgccgggctgctgctggccctgctggggctgcaggccgGGGCCCTGCGCGCCGCCCTGCCGGGGGGATCCCCGTACGC gctctgcctgcccgccCAGCCTGGCGGccgcctccagccctgccccacggcccggCCCCATGGCGCGGGGGACAACAGCACCCAGGGGGTGCGGCCGGCCTTCCCGGGGCCCAGTGCGCGCCTGCTGGCCC AGAACCTGTGGCCACGCCCCCCcgagccagggctgggggaggggccgggcggggccgagGACGACGACGACGATTCCTCTTTTGGGGTcctgctggggctgagcctgcccaCTGCCTCGG gggtgctgtggggctgcagccGCTCCGGGGAGCTCCGCGACATCGCCCGCTCCGTGCCGGCTGGGAGCCTGGGGGCCGCTGTGGCCACCGCCCTGGGCT ACCTGAGCgcggccctgctgctgggggcctCCGTCGAGGGACAGCTGCTGCGTGACAA GTTCGGCGGCTCTCTGCGGGGGACGCCGGTGGCGGGGGCGGCCTCGTGGCCGTCCCCCTGGGTGCCGCTGGCCGGGGCCCTGCTGtcggcagcgggggccgggctgcaggcgctgctggggggcagccggctgctgcgggggctgGCCCGGACCCgcgccctgcccctgccccac gcgctggggcgggggcggctctGGCCCCTGGTGGCGACGGCGGCGGTGGCCGAGCTGGGCGTCCTCCTCggctccctcgacctgctggcgcCCGTCCTCTCCGT GTTTTGGCTGACGTCCTACCTGGGGGTCAACCTGGCCTGCGCcctgcaggggctgctgcccaCCCCCGGCTGGAGCCCCCGCTGCCGTCTCTACCACTG GGGGGTGTcgctggcgggggcggggctgtgcctggggctgATGCTGGTGACCTGCTGGTACTGCGCCCTCCTGGCCCTGGGCATCGGCGCCACCGCCTACAAGTACCTGGAGTACCGCGG GGCGCAGAGCGAGTGGGGGGAGGGTCTGCGGGGCCTCTCCCTCAGCGCCGCCCGCTTCGCCCTGCTGCGCCTGGAGGacgggcagccccccgcccccagctgGAG GCcgcagctgctggtgctgctgaagCTGGACGAGGAGCTGCGGGtgaggcagccccagctgctggccctggccGCCCAGCTGCAGGCGGGGAAGGGGCTGACGGTCGTCGGCTCCGTCATCCCCGGGGACCTGCCCCAGGaccagccccgcgcccgcgccgccgAGCGG gcGCTGcgggaggggctggcaggggcgggggcgcggggcttCGTCCAGGTGCTGGTGGcgccggcgcgggggccggggctggcggcgctggTGCAGGGCTGCGGCCTGGGGGCCCTGCGCCCCAACGCCGTCCTGATGGGCTGGCCCCACGGCTGGCGCCGGCGGCACGACCCCACCGCTGCCCGGAGATTCGTCG agctgctgcgagtggcgggggccgggggccgggcgctGCTGGTGGCCAAGGGGCCGCTGGgggcgggggcgccggggggCACCCTGGACGTCTGGTGGGTGGTGGGCGACGGGCGCCtgctcaccctcctgcccctgctgctgcgaCAGCACCCC GCCTGGCGGGGGTGCCGCGTGCGGCTGTTCACGGTGGCGCTGTTGGAGGACAACAGCGTgcggctgcggcggctgctgGAGGCCGTCGCTCGCCGGAGGGGGCTGCCCGCCCAGACCCACGTCGTCGAGCTG ATGTTGCGGCAGATGCGGCAGGCGCAG CGAGGCCCTGCCCCGTCGCAGGCCCCCAgcgcgggggaggaggaggaggaagaggaggagggaggcgccccccgccggggccccAGCCC GGGGAACGTGCGGCGCATGCACGCGGCGGAGCGGCTGAACGAGGCGGTGGGGCGGTGCTCGGGGGGGGCCCGGCTGGTGCTGCTGgacctgccccccccgcccccccccccggcccccccggcccctcgaCAACT ACCTGGAGTTCCTGGAGGTGCTgacggaggggctggggccggtgctgctggtgcgggggggtga
- the LOC142404236 gene encoding solute carrier family 12 member 4-like isoform X1 has protein sequence MSGAGRGARPWRGGAEPSESSPEPPSPSSSRPPPSDTSPSPSDETTPPPHGPAHGRGGAAARPAPPEAGLACDRNLALFEEELATRPRVPALLRRIAPYSALSPDSDDGHAPRRLLGTLRGVAAPSLQTLLGLVLVLRLPWVVGTGGVLQATAIGLLLGACAVLTAVSLSAIATNGLDPGGCPLGLLSGALGPEAGGAVGLCAFLSAAFAAAAAALGAAEILLVYVAPQAAVLPGRGRGARLNNGRGYGAGLLGLLGLGAAAPPAARAAPLGPAGLLLALLGLQAGALRAALPGGSPYALCLPAQPGGRLQPCPTARPHGAGDNSTQGVRPAFPGPSARLLAQNLWPRPPEPGLGEGPGGAEDDDDDSSFGVLLGLSLPTASGVLWGCSRSGELRDIARSVPAGSLGAAVATALGYLSAALLLGASVEGQLLRDKFGGSLRGTPVAGAASWPSPWVPLAGALLSAAGAGLQALLGGSRLLRGLARTRALPLPHALGRGRLWPLVATAAVAELGVLLGSLDLLAPVLSVFWLTSYLGVNLACALQGLLPTPGWSPRCRLYHWGVSLAGAGLCLGLMLVTCWYCALLALGIGATAYKYLEYRGAQSEWGEGLRGLSLSAARFALLRLEDGQPPAPSWRPQLLVLLKLDEELRVRQPQLLALAAQLQAGKGLTVVGSVIPGDLPQDQPRARAAERALREGLAGAGARGFVQVLVAPARGPGLAALVQGCGLGALRPNAVLMGWPHGWRRRHDPTAARRFVELLRVAGAGGRALLVAKGPLGAGAPGGTLDVWWVVGDGRLLTLLPLLLRQHPAWRGCRVRLFTVALLEDNSVRLRRLLEAVARRRGLPAQTHVVELHDSDVSAYTYERTLMMEQRSQMLRQMRQAQRGPAPSQAPSAGEEEEEEEEGGAPRRGPSPGNVRRMHAAERLNEAVGRCSGGARLVLLDLPPPPPPPAPPAPRQLPGVPGGADGGAGAGAAGAGG, from the exons ATgtcgggggcggggcggggggcgaggccTTGGCGGGGAGGGGCGGAGCCTTCGGagagcagccccgagcccccctccccctccagctcccggcccccgccctctgacaccagccccagccccagcgacGAGACCACGCCCCCTCCACACGGCCCCGCCCACGGGAGGGGAGGGGCCGCTGCACGCCCCGCCCCTCCGGAGGCCGGCCTGGCCTGCGACAGGAACCTGGCGCTCTTCGAG GAGGAGCTGGCCACCCGCCCCCGCGTCCCCGCCCTCCTGCGCCGCATCGCCCCATACAGCGCCCTCAGCCCCGACAGCGACGACGGACACGCCCCG CGGCGGCTGCTGGGGACGCTGCGGGGGGTGGCGGCGCCCTCCCTGCagacgctgctggggctggtgctggtgctgcgcCTGCCCTGGGTGGTCGGCACCGGAGGGGTCCTGCAGGCCACCGCCATCGGCCTCCTGCTCGGCGCCTGC GCCGTGCTGACCGCCGTGTCCCTGAGCGCCATCGCCACCAACGGCCTCGACCCCG GGGGCTGTCCCCTGGGGCTGCTGTCGGGGGCGCTGGGCCCCGAggcggggggggccgtggggctcTGCGCCTTCCTCAGCGCCGCcttcgccgccgctgccgccgccctgGGGGCCGCCGAGATCCTGCTG GTGTACGTGGCCCCCCAGGCCGCTGTCCTgcccgggcggggccgcggggcgcggcTGAACAACGGGCGGGGCTACGGggcggggctgctggggctgctggggctgggggccgccgccccccccgccgcccgcgccgcccccctgggccccgccgggctgctgctggccctgctggggctgcaggccgGGGCCCTGCGCGCCGCCCTGCCGGGGGGATCCCCGTACGC gctctgcctgcccgccCAGCCTGGCGGccgcctccagccctgccccacggcccggCCCCATGGCGCGGGGGACAACAGCACCCAGGGGGTGCGGCCGGCCTTCCCGGGGCCCAGTGCGCGCCTGCTGGCCC AGAACCTGTGGCCACGCCCCCCcgagccagggctgggggaggggccgggcggggccgagGACGACGACGACGATTCCTCTTTTGGGGTcctgctggggctgagcctgcccaCTGCCTCGG gggtgctgtggggctgcagccGCTCCGGGGAGCTCCGCGACATCGCCCGCTCCGTGCCGGCTGGGAGCCTGGGGGCCGCTGTGGCCACCGCCCTGGGCT ACCTGAGCgcggccctgctgctgggggcctCCGTCGAGGGACAGCTGCTGCGTGACAA GTTCGGCGGCTCTCTGCGGGGGACGCCGGTGGCGGGGGCGGCCTCGTGGCCGTCCCCCTGGGTGCCGCTGGCCGGGGCCCTGCTGtcggcagcgggggccgggctgcaggcgctgctggggggcagccggctgctgcgggggctgGCCCGGACCCgcgccctgcccctgccccac gcgctggggcgggggcggctctGGCCCCTGGTGGCGACGGCGGCGGTGGCCGAGCTGGGCGTCCTCCTCggctccctcgacctgctggcgcCCGTCCTCTCCGT GTTTTGGCTGACGTCCTACCTGGGGGTCAACCTGGCCTGCGCcctgcaggggctgctgcccaCCCCCGGCTGGAGCCCCCGCTGCCGTCTCTACCACTG GGGGGTGTcgctggcgggggcggggctgtgcctggggctgATGCTGGTGACCTGCTGGTACTGCGCCCTCCTGGCCCTGGGCATCGGCGCCACCGCCTACAAGTACCTGGAGTACCGCGG GGCGCAGAGCGAGTGGGGGGAGGGTCTGCGGGGCCTCTCCCTCAGCGCCGCCCGCTTCGCCCTGCTGCGCCTGGAGGacgggcagccccccgcccccagctgGAG GCcgcagctgctggtgctgctgaagCTGGACGAGGAGCTGCGGGtgaggcagccccagctgctggccctggccGCCCAGCTGCAGGCGGGGAAGGGGCTGACGGTCGTCGGCTCCGTCATCCCCGGGGACCTGCCCCAGGaccagccccgcgcccgcgccgccgAGCGG gcGCTGcgggaggggctggcaggggcgggggcgcggggcttCGTCCAGGTGCTGGTGGcgccggcgcgggggccggggctggcggcgctggTGCAGGGCTGCGGCCTGGGGGCCCTGCGCCCCAACGCCGTCCTGATGGGCTGGCCCCACGGCTGGCGCCGGCGGCACGACCCCACCGCTGCCCGGAGATTCGTCG agctgctgcgagtggcgggggccgggggccgggcgctGCTGGTGGCCAAGGGGCCGCTGGgggcgggggcgccggggggCACCCTGGACGTCTGGTGGGTGGTGGGCGACGGGCGCCtgctcaccctcctgcccctgctgctgcgaCAGCACCCC GCCTGGCGGGGGTGCCGCGTGCGGCTGTTCACGGTGGCGCTGTTGGAGGACAACAGCGTgcggctgcggcggctgctgGAGGCCGTCGCTCGCCGGAGGGGGCTGCCCGCCCAGACCCACGTCGTCGAGCTG CACGACAGTGACGTCTCGGCGTACACCTACGAGCGGACGCTGATGATGGAGCAGCGCTCCCAGATGTTGCGGCAGATGCGGCAGGCGCAG CGAGGCCCTGCCCCGTCGCAGGCCCCCAgcgcgggggaggaggaggaggaagaggaggagggaggcgccccccgccggggccccAGCCC GGGGAACGTGCGGCGCATGCACGCGGCGGAGCGGCTGAACGAGGCGGTGGGGCGGTGCTCGGGGGGGGCCCGGCTGGTGCTGCTGgacctgccccccccgcccccccccccggcccccccggcccctcgaCAACT ACCTGGAGTTCCTGGAGGTGCTgacggaggggctggggccggtgctgctggtgcgggggggtga
- the LOC142404236 gene encoding solute carrier family 12 member 4-like isoform X11 gives MSGAGRGARPWRGGAEPSESSPEPPSPSSSRPPPSDTSPSPSDETTPPPHGPAHGRGGAAARPAPPEAGLACDRNLALFEEELATRPRVPALLRRIAPYSALSPDSDDGHAPRRLLGTLRGVAAPSLQTLLGLVLVLRLPWVVGTGGVLQATAIGLLLGACAVLTAVSLSAIATNGLDPGVRGPPGRCPARAGPRGAAEQRAGLRGGAAGAAGAGGRRPPRRPRRPPGPRRAAAGPAGAAGRGPARRPAGGIPVRALPARPAWRPPPALPHGPAPWRGGQQHPGGAAGLPGAQCAPAGPEPVATPPRARAGGGAGRGRGRRRRFLFWGPAGAEPAHCLGFWLTSYLGVNLACALQGLLPTPGWSPRCRLYHWGVSLAGAGLCLGLMLVTCWYCALLALGIGATAYKYLEYRGAQSEWGEGLRGLSLSAARFALLRLEDGQPPAPSWRPQLLVLLKLDEELRVRQPQLLALAAQLQAGKGLTVVGSVIPGDLPQDQPRARAAERALREGLAGAGARGFVQVLVAPARGPGLAALVQGCGLGALRPNAVLMGWPHGWRRRHDPTAARRFVELLRVAGAGGRALLVAKGPLGAGAPGGTLDVWWVVGDGRLLTLLPLLLRQHPAWRGCRVRLFTVALLEDNSVRLRRLLEAVARRRGLPAQTHVVELHDSDVSAYTYERTLMMEQRSQMLRQMRQAQRGPAPSQAPSAGEEEEEEEEGGAPRRGPSPGNVRRMHAAERLNEAVGRCSGGARLVLLDLPPPPPPPAPPAPRQLPGVPGGADGGAGAGAAGAGG, from the exons ATgtcgggggcggggcggggggcgaggccTTGGCGGGGAGGGGCGGAGCCTTCGGagagcagccccgagcccccctccccctccagctcccggcccccgccctctgacaccagccccagccccagcgacGAGACCACGCCCCCTCCACACGGCCCCGCCCACGGGAGGGGAGGGGCCGCTGCACGCCCCGCCCCTCCGGAGGCCGGCCTGGCCTGCGACAGGAACCTGGCGCTCTTCGAG GAGGAGCTGGCCACCCGCCCCCGCGTCCCCGCCCTCCTGCGCCGCATCGCCCCATACAGCGCCCTCAGCCCCGACAGCGACGACGGACACGCCCCG CGGCGGCTGCTGGGGACGCTGCGGGGGGTGGCGGCGCCCTCCCTGCagacgctgctggggctggtgctggtgctgcgcCTGCCCTGGGTGGTCGGCACCGGAGGGGTCCTGCAGGCCACCGCCATCGGCCTCCTGCTCGGCGCCTGC GCCGTGCTGACCGCCGTGTCCCTGAGCGCCATCGCCACCAACGGCCTCGACCCCG GTGTACGTGGCCCCCCAGGCCGCTGTCCTgcccgggcggggccgcggggcgcggcTGAACAACGGGCGGGGCTACGGggcggggctgctggggctgctggggctgggggccgccgccccccccgccgcccgcgccgcccccctgggccccgccgggctgctgctggccctgctggggctgcaggccgGGGCCCTGCGCGCCGCCCTGCCGGGGGGATCCCCGTACGC gctctgcctgcccgccCAGCCTGGCGGccgcctccagccctgccccacggcccggCCCCATGGCGCGGGGGACAACAGCACCCAGGGGGTGCGGCCGGCCTTCCCGGGGCCCAGTGCGCGCCTGCTGGCCC AGAACCTGTGGCCACGCCCCCCcgagccagggctgggggaggggccgggcggggccgagGACGACGACGACGATTCCTCTTTTGGGGTcctgctggggctgagcctgcccaCTGCCTCGG GTTTTGGCTGACGTCCTACCTGGGGGTCAACCTGGCCTGCGCcctgcaggggctgctgcccaCCCCCGGCTGGAGCCCCCGCTGCCGTCTCTACCACTG GGGGGTGTcgctggcgggggcggggctgtgcctggggctgATGCTGGTGACCTGCTGGTACTGCGCCCTCCTGGCCCTGGGCATCGGCGCCACCGCCTACAAGTACCTGGAGTACCGCGG GGCGCAGAGCGAGTGGGGGGAGGGTCTGCGGGGCCTCTCCCTCAGCGCCGCCCGCTTCGCCCTGCTGCGCCTGGAGGacgggcagccccccgcccccagctgGAG GCcgcagctgctggtgctgctgaagCTGGACGAGGAGCTGCGGGtgaggcagccccagctgctggccctggccGCCCAGCTGCAGGCGGGGAAGGGGCTGACGGTCGTCGGCTCCGTCATCCCCGGGGACCTGCCCCAGGaccagccccgcgcccgcgccgccgAGCGG gcGCTGcgggaggggctggcaggggcgggggcgcggggcttCGTCCAGGTGCTGGTGGcgccggcgcgggggccggggctggcggcgctggTGCAGGGCTGCGGCCTGGGGGCCCTGCGCCCCAACGCCGTCCTGATGGGCTGGCCCCACGGCTGGCGCCGGCGGCACGACCCCACCGCTGCCCGGAGATTCGTCG agctgctgcgagtggcgggggccgggggccgggcgctGCTGGTGGCCAAGGGGCCGCTGGgggcgggggcgccggggggCACCCTGGACGTCTGGTGGGTGGTGGGCGACGGGCGCCtgctcaccctcctgcccctgctgctgcgaCAGCACCCC GCCTGGCGGGGGTGCCGCGTGCGGCTGTTCACGGTGGCGCTGTTGGAGGACAACAGCGTgcggctgcggcggctgctgGAGGCCGTCGCTCGCCGGAGGGGGCTGCCCGCCCAGACCCACGTCGTCGAGCTG CACGACAGTGACGTCTCGGCGTACACCTACGAGCGGACGCTGATGATGGAGCAGCGCTCCCAGATGTTGCGGCAGATGCGGCAGGCGCAG CGAGGCCCTGCCCCGTCGCAGGCCCCCAgcgcgggggaggaggaggaggaagaggaggagggaggcgccccccgccggggccccAGCCC GGGGAACGTGCGGCGCATGCACGCGGCGGAGCGGCTGAACGAGGCGGTGGGGCGGTGCTCGGGGGGGGCCCGGCTGGTGCTGCTGgacctgccccccccgcccccccccccggcccccccggcccctcgaCAACT ACCTGGAGTTCCTGGAGGTGCTgacggaggggctggggccggtgctgctggtgcgggggggtga